A genomic stretch from Lathyrus oleraceus cultivar Zhongwan6 chromosome 2, CAAS_Psat_ZW6_1.0, whole genome shotgun sequence includes:
- the LOC127118227 gene encoding cucumisin isoform X1 codes for MANKFTPRIFLLFLLTLIQIHHACSKQRKTYIVYMGDRPKGIDPTTLPSLHSTMAQNVLGSDFEPGAVLHSYKKSFNGFVLKLTEDEAETLAEMDNVVSVFPNTKHYPCTTKSWDFIGLPHNSKRMNLESDIIVGVIDSGIWPKSKSFSDEGFGPPPKKWKGSCHNFTCNNKIIGAQYFNIKRFYSKKDIEGPTDVNGHGTHCASTAAGNMVHSVSLQGYASGTARGGVPSARIAVYKVCWEEIGCNDADILSAFDSAIHDGVDVLSVSLGSKKVVITPYFKNVFDIGSFHAMKRGIFTVNAANNLGPNPSTMTSYPPWILSVAASTFGRKFSTKVQLGNGAIYEGATINTFDLKRKMFPIIFARDIPNVAGGFNSSQSRLCSTDSVDKQAVKGKIVLCEGFASASDVGFFSGAVGIIFGDNYPQDSPFIFALPTTLLSLWNFREIQYYMKSTRNPTATIFKSEEVEDSLSPYIASFSSRGPNPITPNILKPDIAAPGVNVIAAWTPLNPISEFEDDKRRLPYNIISGTSMACPHAAAVAAYVKSFHPNWSPAMIKSAIMTTATPMSHALNPEAEFAYGAGQINPVKATNPGLVYDITEADYADFLCGEGYTAKQLQVLTQDKSNCKVKANEKAVYNLNLPSFALKINLTIFSHVYHRTVTNVGSATSTYKARIISPPLLEIQVKPNVLSFTSIGQKKSFSLTIEAAINVEVMSASLIWDDGSHQVRSPIVVYGK; via the exons ATGGCAAACAAGTTCACTCCAAGGATATTCCTTCTTTTCCTTTTAACCTTAATTcaaattcatcatgcatgttCCAAACAACGCAAG ACTTACATTGTCTACATGGGTGATCGTCCTAAGGGCATTGACCCTACCACGTTACCTTCTCTTCATTCAACAATGGCACAAAATGTTCTTGGCAG TGATTTTGAGCCAGGAGCTGTACTACACAGTTACAAGAAGAGTTTTAATGGATTCGTTTTGAAATTGACTGAAGATGAAGCAGAAACATTGGCTG AAATGGACAATGTGGTGTCTGTTTTTCCAAACACAAAGCACTATCCTTGCACAACAAAATCGTGGGACTTCATAGGGCTTCCACACAATAGCAAAAGAATGAATTTGGAAAGTGACATAATTGTTGGAGTAATCGACTCTGGAATTTGGCCGAAATCGAAGAGCTTCAGTGATGAAGGATTTGGTCCACCACCAAAAAAATGGAAGGGATCATGCCACAACTTCACTTGCAACAA TAAAATAATTGGTGCACAATACTTTAATATCAAACGTTTCTATAGTAAAAAAGACATCGAAGGTCCAACCGATGTAAATGGGCACGGAACACACTGTGCGTCAACAGCGGCTGGAAACATGGTTCATTCTGTGAGCTTGCAGGGGTATGCTTCAGGGACTGCTCGCGGAGGAGTTCCATCGGCCCGCATTGCTGTCTACAAAGTGTGTTGGGAAGAAATTGGTTGCAATGATGCCGATATCCTTTCAGCATTTGATTCGGCAATTCATGACGGCGTTGATGTTCTTTCCGTCTCTCTTGGATCAAAGAAGGTAGTAATAACACCATATTTTAAAAATGTTTTCGATATTGGAAGTTTCCATGCAATGAAAAGAGGTATATTTACTGTGAATGCCGCTAATAATCTTGGCCCAAATCCTTCCACCATGACAAGTTATCCACCTTGGATACTTTCCGTAGCTGCTAGCACTTTTGGTAGAAAGTTTTCTACAAAAGTGCAATTGGGAAATGGTGCCATTTATGAGGGAGCCACAATTAACACATTTGATCTCAAAAGAAAAATGTTTCCGATCATTTTCGCAAGAGATATTCCAAATGTTGCTGGTGGATTCAACAGTTCTCAATCCAG GCTATGCTCCACAGACTCGGTAGATAAACAAGCCGTAAAGGGAAAGATAGTCTTATGCGAGGGCTTTGCGTCTGCTTCAGATGTAGGGTTTTTCTCGGGAGCAGTTGGTATAATATTTGGAGATAATTATCCACAAGATTCGCCATTTATATTTGCATTGCCAACAACATTGTTGAGTCTGTGGAACTTTAGAGAAATACAATACTACATGAAATCAACAAG AAATCCAACTGCCACAATATTTAAGAGTGAAGAAGTCGAAGATTCGTTGTCCCCTTATATAGCTTCGTTTTCTTCAAGAGGTCCAAACCCAATTACTCCAAATATTCTCAAG CCTGATATAGCTGCACCGGGAGTTAATGTTATTGCTGCATGGACTCCACTCAACCCAATTTCAGAATTTGAAGATGACAAAAGAAGATTACCATATAATATTATCTCTGGAACATCAATGGCATGCCCTCATGCAGCTGCAGTAGCTGCCTATGTTAAATCATTTCATCCCAATTGGTCTCCCGCTATGATCAAGTCTGCAATCATGACTACTG CTACACCAATGAGTCATGCGTTAAATCCCGAAGCTGAATTCGCATATGGCGCGGGGCAGATAAATCCTGTTAAGGCAACAAATCCAGGTTTAGTATATGATATCACCGAAGCAGATTATGCGGATTTCTTATGCGGAGAAGGGTACACAGCTAAACAACTACAAGTTCTTACTCAAGATAAAAGTAACTGCAAGGTGAAAGCTAATGAGAAAGCTGTATACAACTTGAATCTCCCATCATTTGCTCTTAAAATAAACCTTACAATTTTCAGTCATGTTTACCATAGAACGGTAACAAATGTGGGATCAGCAACATCTACTTATAAAGCAAGAATAATATCTCCACCTTTGTTGGAGATTCAAGTGAAACCTAATGTTCTGTCTTTCACATCTATAGGACAGAAAAAATCATTCTCGCTTACAATTGAAGCGGCAATCAATGTTGAAGTAATGTCAGCTTCTTTGATTTGGGACGATGGTAGTCATCAAGTTAGAAGCCCAATTGTTGTGTATGGGAAGTAA